In the Alkalispirochaeta americana genome, one interval contains:
- a CDS encoding adenylate kinase has product MKMVFLGPPGAGKGTMAVRVAEDAGLPHISTGDIFRYNIKNQTDLGKRVKSILDGGDLVPDELTIELVQDRLQQEDAQKGFILDGFPRTIPQADALATMQTLDWVINFELSDEEVLRRLTGRRVHPGSGRTYHIVSTPPKVEGKDDVTGEPLVQREDDKEEAIKNRLRVYRDQTQPLIDYYRSRDMLTNLDASSSPAAVYELLKELLGIS; this is encoded by the coding sequence ATGAAGATGGTATTTTTGGGCCCCCCCGGTGCCGGCAAGGGAACAATGGCAGTGCGGGTGGCCGAAGATGCGGGATTGCCCCACATCTCTACGGGAGACATCTTTCGCTATAACATCAAAAACCAGACCGACCTGGGAAAGAGGGTCAAATCCATTCTCGACGGAGGGGACCTGGTTCCGGATGAGCTCACCATCGAGCTGGTTCAGGATCGGTTGCAACAGGAGGATGCCCAAAAGGGTTTCATCCTGGACGGATTTCCCCGCACCATTCCCCAGGCAGACGCCCTTGCGACGATGCAGACCCTCGACTGGGTGATCAACTTTGAACTCTCCGATGAGGAGGTGTTGCGGCGGCTCACAGGACGACGTGTCCACCCCGGAAGCGGCCGAACCTACCACATTGTTTCCACTCCTCCAAAGGTAGAAGGAAAGGACGATGTCACGGGCGAGCCCCTGGTTCAACGGGAGGACGACAAGGAAGAGGCGATCAAAAACCGGCTTCGGGTGTACCGGGACCAGACCCAACCCCTGATCGATTATTATCGAAGCAGAGATATGCTCACCAACCTGGATGCATCGTCCTCACCAGCTGCTGTCTACGAGCTTCTGAAAGAGCTGCTCGGAATCAGCTGA
- a CDS encoding tetratricopeptide repeat protein, giving the protein MDCWRRRFIVLLALLALLALVALGMGGCVSRVDRQELAQEYFNLGNAYFELQDYERSYRYYRRAIELSDNIPAAGFNLARLYLERGEDQKALDILTTLLARDPENTLIREVYGYTLYRLGEISRARRVYGDLLEEALSRGRVAYNLALLEVMEGNYGAAVAVLEEHLAAAEGDKDFRWLLADALFQTGQEEDALEELAHYRVLVAGSAREMGRLFRRYVEWSFFLDALELLEDMPSQALRDPEVAWAEAWAYLAGTDDFESGLLALERSLEDWLPEADDESRLLEILSGEEKEIVQGVFEGSRKRARGEEESHKEESE; this is encoded by the coding sequence ATGGATTGTTGGCGTCGCCGTTTCATCGTCCTGCTGGCTCTGCTGGCTCTGCTGGCTCTGGTGGCTCTGGGGATGGGAGGCTGTGTCTCCCGGGTCGACCGACAGGAGCTGGCCCAGGAGTACTTCAATCTGGGGAACGCCTATTTTGAGCTGCAGGACTATGAACGATCGTATCGCTACTACCGTCGGGCGATTGAGCTGAGCGACAACATCCCCGCTGCGGGGTTCAATCTGGCCCGGCTATACCTGGAGCGCGGAGAAGATCAGAAGGCGCTCGATATCCTGACCACTCTCCTGGCCCGGGATCCGGAGAATACCCTGATCAGGGAGGTCTACGGCTATACTCTCTATCGTCTCGGGGAAATTTCTCGAGCACGGCGTGTCTATGGCGATCTCCTGGAAGAGGCTCTCTCCCGGGGCCGGGTCGCCTATAACCTGGCCCTTCTGGAGGTGATGGAGGGGAATTACGGAGCAGCTGTGGCTGTTTTGGAAGAACATCTGGCCGCCGCGGAAGGGGATAAGGACTTTCGTTGGCTCCTGGCGGATGCTCTTTTCCAGACCGGCCAGGAAGAAGATGCTCTGGAGGAGCTGGCGCACTATCGTGTTCTTGTGGCGGGTTCTGCCCGGGAGATGGGGCGTCTGTTTCGGCGTTACGTGGAGTGGAGCTTCTTCCTTGATGCTCTGGAGTTGCTCGAAGATATGCCTTCGCAGGCTCTTCGTGATCCTGAGGTGGCTTGGGCAGAGGCTTGGGCCTACCTCGCCGGAACAGATGATTTCGAAAGCGGCCTCCTGGCGCTGGAGCGCTCTCTTGAAGACTGGCTTCCCGAAGCAGACGATGAAAGTCGTCTCCTGGAAATCCTCTCCGGGGAGGAAAAGGAGATTGTTCAGGGAGTTTTCGAAGGCAGTCGCAAGAGAGCTCGTGGAGAAGAGGAGTCCCACAAGGAAGAGTCGGAATGA
- a CDS encoding arginine deiminase, whose protein sequence is MKLGIESEISPLASVVLHTPGAEIEAMTPSTAEELLYNDIIPLSVVQSHHQQLKDVLNLFCDVYELTDLAETALRDESLRSRLCSEIIGDATPRASEEAAWTSLEELLALPPGELVRALVEGIPLRRDSLQTFLSERRYVHPPLPNLYFMRDSAAVVRSGLVTGAMAYPVRAPESRLVAAAVAGSLGTESPLLFAGGDEARNGCRLEGGDLLVLGPNLLAVGVSDRSNAAAIDRLTGSILQTFSEPLRVIAVPLPQQRFAIHLDMLFTMIDHHRALVHAPHMLGNSPLPVVEMWIEPGRLPTFTRHTSLLACLATLGMEIEPILCGGENPVKQEREQWLSGTNAFAVAPGQILVYDCNTATLEELARAGFRIRTALDFITENTPPAPEECLAITIPGAELARGGGGPRCMTLPLQRRDRFPSRRD, encoded by the coding sequence ATGAAATTAGGGATCGAATCAGAAATTTCCCCCCTGGCCTCGGTGGTACTTCACACCCCGGGGGCAGAGATCGAAGCGATGACCCCCTCTACGGCGGAAGAGTTACTCTATAATGACATCATTCCTCTTTCGGTAGTGCAGTCTCACCACCAACAACTCAAGGACGTGCTGAATCTCTTTTGCGATGTCTACGAGTTGACCGATCTGGCAGAGACGGCTCTCCGGGATGAATCGCTCCGATCCCGCCTGTGCAGCGAGATCATCGGCGATGCGACTCCCAGGGCCAGTGAGGAAGCGGCATGGACCTCCCTGGAGGAGTTGTTGGCACTTCCTCCTGGCGAACTGGTAAGAGCCCTGGTGGAAGGGATACCACTGCGGAGGGATTCTCTCCAAACCTTTCTCTCGGAACGCCGCTACGTCCACCCCCCCCTGCCCAATCTCTATTTCATGAGAGACTCGGCAGCTGTTGTGCGAAGCGGCCTCGTCACCGGCGCCATGGCGTATCCCGTGAGGGCTCCTGAATCACGGCTCGTGGCTGCAGCGGTGGCGGGTTCCCTGGGGACAGAGAGCCCCCTGCTTTTTGCAGGCGGCGATGAGGCGCGAAACGGATGCCGGCTTGAAGGAGGAGACCTTCTTGTGCTGGGCCCCAATCTTCTGGCGGTGGGAGTATCAGACCGAAGCAATGCCGCCGCGATCGACCGCCTGACAGGATCGATTTTGCAAACCTTTTCCGAGCCCCTTAGGGTGATCGCCGTCCCGCTTCCCCAGCAACGCTTTGCCATTCACCTGGATATGCTCTTCACCATGATAGATCACCATCGCGCCCTGGTTCATGCGCCCCACATGCTGGGCAACTCTCCCCTGCCGGTGGTAGAGATGTGGATAGAACCGGGACGTTTACCGACCTTCACCCGCCACACCTCCCTCCTTGCCTGCCTGGCAACACTGGGCATGGAGATTGAGCCGATCCTCTGCGGCGGAGAGAACCCCGTGAAGCAGGAGCGGGAACAATGGCTCTCGGGAACAAACGCCTTTGCCGTGGCACCCGGGCAGATTCTGGTCTACGACTGCAATACGGCCACGCTGGAAGAACTGGCCCGGGCAGGTTTCCGGATCAGGACAGCCCTGGATTTTATAACAGAAAACACCCCTCCCGCCCCGGAGGAGTGTCTGGCAATCACGATTCCCGGGGCAGAACTTGCCCGGGGCGGAGGGGGCCCCCGGTGCATGACCCTGCCGCTTCAACGCAGGGATCGCTTCCCCTCCCGGAGGGACTGA
- a CDS encoding tetratricopeptide repeat protein, whose product MRRVKVSSVSLPLGIRSPSGGASPGLRRAFPGKLGCVVFLGVFFLGLGPIPGVASQDRPDALVLYRQGQYQRAVEITLQELEENAANLDAYTVLGWSLLALNRYDEALQYGERGLRVSRFDNRIIHIVGDAHFRKGNHSAALQHLQNYVALAPEGRQLPHVYYMMGEIFLNFGEYNHADIALTQAVLLAADRAPWWARLGYAREQAGSKEGALQAYQAALERAPALPEALQGVERLQG is encoded by the coding sequence ATGAGGCGAGTCAAAGTGAGTAGTGTTTCCCTTCCTTTGGGAATACGGTCTCCCTCGGGGGGGGCATCGCCAGGGCTTCGCCGCGCCTTTCCGGGAAAACTCGGGTGCGTGGTTTTTCTCGGGGTGTTCTTTCTGGGGCTCGGTCCGATCCCCGGGGTGGCCTCCCAGGATCGGCCCGACGCGCTGGTGCTGTATCGCCAGGGACAATACCAGCGGGCCGTGGAGATCACTCTCCAGGAACTTGAGGAAAACGCTGCCAATCTGGATGCCTATACTGTTCTGGGATGGAGCCTGCTCGCCCTGAACAGATACGACGAGGCCTTGCAGTACGGAGAGCGGGGTCTCCGGGTGAGCCGTTTCGATAACCGGATTATTCATATTGTGGGCGATGCCCATTTCCGCAAGGGCAACCATAGCGCCGCCCTTCAGCACCTTCAGAACTACGTGGCTCTTGCCCCGGAAGGCCGGCAGCTTCCCCATGTCTATTATATGATGGGCGAGATCTTCCTGAACTTCGGGGAATACAACCACGCCGATATCGCGCTCACCCAGGCTGTTCTGCTGGCAGCCGACCGGGCTCCCTGGTGGGCTCGTCTGGGCTACGCCCGGGAGCAGGCCGGATCGAAGGAGGGGGCTCTCCAGGCGTATCAGGCTGCTCTGGAACGGGCGCCTGCGCTCCCCGAAGCACTTCAGGGTGTGGAGCGTCTCCAGGGCTGA
- a CDS encoding uracil phosphoribosyltransferase, with protein MDQVILKASDLDETLTENDRAVVSAMDDLYAKALDTMKILDSAPNEDRTRRAKQDLIDLYQEMGDRMKEFTAEEPGIQVYSFQTPRAVHGEASRLIAKLRDTRTQQSEFVYYIQRAYELLFNLAYAEPDNHQKNHLIVRTPVTAPVQNFAVHKIPDVDEVLENTVMCVMLRGALLPSMIMSKEIQEYTSTGYVSPFALFRIRRDDTKQESNMEYILDLNKSYFDLESLHGKDLIFADPMNATGGSLVTIVQYLSAQGIKPRSVRFFNVISALKGALRITRAIDNAVVYTLWMDPVLNESAYILPGLGDAGDRLNGRDTNEAPRNIIQLIADYGATISNLYRAQVRAIENTVLDHPRL; from the coding sequence ATGGATCAAGTAATATTAAAAGCCAGCGATCTGGATGAAACACTCACGGAAAACGATCGGGCCGTTGTCTCTGCCATGGATGATTTGTACGCCAAAGCTCTCGATACGATGAAAATCCTCGATAGTGCCCCCAACGAGGACCGTACCCGACGGGCAAAACAGGATCTGATCGATCTCTACCAGGAGATGGGTGACCGGATGAAAGAGTTCACCGCCGAGGAGCCGGGCATACAGGTCTATTCCTTCCAAACCCCTCGGGCTGTCCACGGCGAGGCCTCCCGGCTTATCGCAAAATTGCGTGATACCCGGACTCAGCAAAGCGAGTTTGTCTATTACATTCAGCGCGCCTACGAGCTCCTTTTTAATCTGGCCTACGCTGAACCAGATAATCACCAGAAAAACCATCTCATCGTGCGCACTCCCGTGACAGCTCCGGTGCAGAACTTTGCTGTCCATAAAATTCCCGATGTGGACGAAGTTCTGGAGAACACCGTCATGTGTGTGATGCTTCGGGGAGCGCTGCTGCCTTCGATGATCATGTCCAAGGAGATCCAGGAATACACATCCACGGGCTATGTGAGTCCCTTTGCTCTCTTTCGTATCCGGCGGGACGACACAAAGCAGGAATCAAACATGGAGTATATTCTCGACCTCAACAAATCTTATTTTGATCTGGAGTCGCTCCATGGAAAGGACCTCATTTTCGCTGATCCCATGAACGCCACGGGGGGCAGCCTGGTCACGATCGTCCAGTATCTCTCCGCCCAGGGCATCAAGCCCCGGTCGGTGCGGTTCTTCAACGTCATCTCTGCTCTGAAAGGAGCCTTGAGAATCACCCGCGCCATCGACAACGCTGTGGTGTATACCCTCTGGATGGATCCGGTCCTCAACGAATCTGCGTATATCCTGCCGGGGCTGGGTGACGCCGGAGATCGCCTGAACGGACGGGACACGAACGAGGCTCCCCGGAACATCATCCAGCTTATCGCGGATTATGGAGCGACTATCTCGAACCTCTACCGGGCGCAGGTGCGGGCGATCGAAAATACCGTCCTGGATCATCCCCGGTTGTGA
- a CDS encoding acyl-CoA dehydratase activase, with translation MKNHSIEWWRVIPHEGAVISVLERELALQKLPRGTRVLVTGTEARELVQAASAIEPLCLERALAKREQGAEPAVAIVSMGGEELILYTLDEQGHVRGNFSGNKCASGTGEFFRQQLGRMHMELDEVNLIPEDTATCALSSRCSVFMKSDCTHKLNKRQASREEITVSLSQVMATKVADFLSRAKISSGRVILTGGITANRHVLRALRGLAPEITFDVPPEAVFYEAFGAALLAEEAGTIPDDTSQMVQEARIRFERFPSLRTAQNRVTYFEEIREPLQAGGRYILGIDGGSTTTKVCLVNTETGRIAASHYGRTHGDPVRALKVCLSELQKQIQDQLGDGATLVVELAATTGSSRETLGLFVETPGVYNEIIAHACGTTQFSDQVDTIFEIGGQDAKYVLLQNRVPIDYAMNEACSAGTGSFLEESAAGDLNIPYAHQIGDLALQAAAPLKFGEHCSAFINSDIRKAIAQGASREDITAGIVTSVVANYLNRVVGNRTIGKTVFLQGGVAKNEAVAPAFAMLLNRDILVPPDPELMGCYGVAILAREKNRQGLLEKGNWALERILATEIFEKGEFVCSSCDNLCPIRILEVNGHRRFFGGRCSKYSNSGARASSVGASGTTTAPGEAVNYVDERNRLLFQEYAAPAAPAESPSATLTVGIPRSFSVHSLYPFYSWFFHTLGFRTVLSDGVDRKGVARVESSYCFPAEIAHGAVQNVIDKGVDFIFTPHVRDLESYEDSVHANFCPITQGLPYYIRKAFPDIPPERFLDVVVSFKHGPGKARDFFRKLALPLGVSEARIDAAFALALEKQQAYREAAQALGQQALAEARENQRSVIALLGRPYNAFTSEANMGIPRKFTSRGHVVIPFDILPLEEGQEIFPNMYWYYGQQDMKASALLKDEPNIYVTFISNFSCAPDSFLLHYLKWQMGTKPFLILELDSHSADAGIDTRIEAFLDIVEGYASRRDSLAEERYDNGLRLVVPENGDIVVHNSNTGEDIPVRDNPSVQLLLSNMGELGTELLAAVIRSRGINAQALPPADSHTVMIARGHCSGKECVPAHLVLGNVLQFLASDQYRKDEIYLVFVPITTGPCRTGQYYVFYENLFRDLRIDNLVIFTMSADNSYTEIGPDVGAAMWQSLVISDYMKDIETALRTCAEDPGEAITLYRQEWQKLVQRAEGNFSDIYPALKEAAQVFQAIPLARDLSQVPKALVVGEIYVRRDDYAVDELVGTLARQGIMAKVSGVSEWIHYLDFVRDYELRKRLSLRPLWVRPFAQEARALLRLGLERAWKHRIEQRVLKILATARLVPPGPGTMKKIMERTKTHFVNPELNSEIAVSTGAAAAAMENGYSGIVNISPFACLIGRVIEGVFAPWARTRNYPLLSVEVDGNQLPPTTLNRLNVFAVNVSRYNGHDNGEGFPHGTGLPLEGVSPSGRGSDPCVEAAGSCTGGPLRPGQVLPRES, from the coding sequence ATGAAGAACCATTCCATCGAATGGTGGCGTGTCATCCCTCACGAGGGAGCGGTGATCTCCGTGCTCGAGAGGGAGCTCGCTCTCCAGAAACTGCCCCGGGGAACCAGGGTTCTTGTGACTGGCACCGAGGCTCGGGAGCTGGTTCAGGCCGCCTCGGCCATTGAGCCTCTTTGCCTGGAGCGAGCTCTGGCAAAGCGTGAGCAGGGGGCTGAGCCGGCCGTGGCAATTGTCTCCATGGGAGGGGAGGAGCTGATCCTCTATACCCTGGACGAGCAGGGCCACGTGCGGGGGAACTTTTCCGGAAACAAGTGTGCCAGCGGCACGGGAGAGTTCTTCCGGCAGCAGCTGGGCCGCATGCACATGGAACTGGACGAAGTAAACCTCATACCCGAGGACACCGCTACCTGCGCCCTCTCTTCGCGGTGTTCGGTCTTCATGAAGAGCGACTGTACACACAAGCTGAACAAGCGTCAGGCCAGCCGGGAAGAGATCACCGTGAGTCTGAGCCAGGTCATGGCCACCAAGGTGGCTGATTTCTTAAGCCGCGCAAAGATCTCTTCCGGCCGTGTCATTCTTACGGGAGGGATCACGGCGAACCGTCACGTTCTCAGAGCGTTGCGCGGACTTGCCCCGGAGATAACCTTCGATGTCCCCCCCGAGGCAGTGTTCTACGAAGCCTTCGGGGCGGCCCTTCTGGCTGAGGAAGCAGGAACGATCCCCGACGATACCAGCCAGATGGTCCAGGAGGCCCGGATACGGTTTGAACGGTTTCCCTCGTTGCGAACAGCTCAAAATCGGGTTACGTACTTTGAGGAGATCCGCGAGCCCCTCCAGGCCGGGGGGCGGTACATTCTTGGAATCGATGGAGGTTCAACCACCACAAAGGTCTGCCTGGTCAATACCGAAACAGGCAGGATAGCAGCCTCCCACTACGGGCGCACCCATGGAGATCCCGTGCGGGCCCTGAAAGTCTGTCTCTCGGAACTCCAGAAACAGATTCAGGATCAGCTTGGCGACGGAGCTACCCTTGTGGTGGAGCTGGCGGCAACTACCGGGTCATCGCGGGAAACTCTGGGGCTGTTTGTGGAGACTCCCGGTGTCTACAACGAGATCATCGCCCACGCCTGCGGAACAACCCAGTTCAGCGATCAGGTAGACACGATCTTCGAGATCGGGGGGCAGGACGCCAAATACGTCCTTCTTCAGAACAGGGTTCCCATCGATTATGCCATGAATGAGGCCTGCTCGGCGGGAACAGGATCGTTCCTCGAGGAAAGCGCTGCTGGCGATCTGAATATTCCCTACGCACATCAGATTGGTGACCTCGCTCTTCAGGCTGCGGCCCCTCTGAAGTTTGGCGAGCACTGTTCTGCCTTTATCAACTCCGACATTCGCAAGGCCATCGCCCAGGGGGCAAGCAGGGAAGACATCACCGCTGGTATCGTCACATCTGTGGTGGCAAACTATCTAAACCGGGTCGTGGGCAACCGTACCATCGGGAAGACAGTTTTCCTTCAGGGCGGAGTAGCAAAAAACGAGGCCGTGGCGCCTGCCTTTGCGATGCTCCTGAACAGAGATATTCTGGTTCCGCCGGATCCTGAACTCATGGGGTGTTACGGCGTTGCAATTCTGGCACGCGAAAAAAACCGCCAGGGGCTTCTGGAAAAGGGTAACTGGGCCCTGGAACGAATTCTGGCCACGGAAATTTTCGAGAAGGGTGAGTTTGTCTGTTCCTCCTGTGATAATCTCTGTCCCATTCGAATCCTTGAGGTCAACGGCCACCGCCGTTTTTTCGGGGGGCGTTGCAGCAAGTACAGCAACAGCGGGGCCCGAGCCTCCAGCGTCGGAGCCTCGGGAACAACAACTGCCCCGGGTGAAGCCGTGAATTACGTGGACGAACGCAATCGGCTTCTCTTTCAGGAGTACGCCGCTCCGGCTGCCCCCGCTGAGTCTCCTTCGGCCACGCTCACCGTAGGTATCCCCCGAAGCTTTTCAGTTCATTCTCTCTATCCCTTCTATAGCTGGTTCTTCCACACCCTGGGGTTTCGCACCGTCCTGTCCGACGGCGTTGACCGCAAGGGGGTAGCCCGTGTGGAGAGCTCTTACTGCTTCCCCGCAGAGATCGCCCACGGGGCGGTTCAAAATGTAATCGACAAGGGAGTGGATTTCATCTTTACCCCCCATGTGCGGGACCTGGAAAGTTACGAAGATTCGGTCCACGCTAATTTTTGTCCCATAACGCAAGGGCTGCCCTATTACATCCGCAAGGCCTTCCCTGATATCCCTCCCGAGCGGTTCCTGGATGTGGTGGTCAGCTTCAAGCACGGTCCCGGCAAGGCTCGGGATTTTTTTCGCAAGCTGGCTCTTCCCCTGGGGGTCTCGGAAGCCCGAATCGATGCTGCCTTTGCCCTGGCTCTGGAGAAGCAGCAAGCCTACCGGGAAGCCGCACAAGCGCTGGGCCAGCAGGCTCTGGCCGAGGCCCGTGAGAATCAGCGGTCTGTGATCGCTCTGCTGGGGCGTCCGTACAACGCCTTCACTTCCGAAGCAAACATGGGGATTCCGCGAAAGTTTACCTCTCGCGGTCATGTGGTGATCCCCTTCGATATTCTCCCCCTTGAAGAAGGGCAGGAAATCTTCCCGAACATGTACTGGTATTATGGCCAGCAGGACATGAAGGCTTCGGCACTCCTCAAGGATGAGCCCAACATCTATGTCACCTTTATCTCAAACTTCTCCTGTGCTCCTGATTCATTCTTGCTGCACTATCTTAAGTGGCAGATGGGAACCAAACCCTTCCTGATCCTGGAACTCGATTCCCATAGCGCCGATGCCGGTATCGACACGCGCATCGAGGCCTTCCTCGATATCGTCGAGGGCTACGCATCCCGGCGGGATTCTCTCGCGGAAGAGCGCTACGATAACGGGCTTCGTCTGGTTGTACCCGAGAACGGTGATATTGTCGTCCACAATAGCAACACAGGGGAGGACATCCCCGTGCGGGACAACCCCTCGGTACAGTTGTTACTCTCCAACATGGGCGAGCTGGGAACGGAGTTGCTTGCGGCGGTGATCCGGTCCCGGGGGATTAACGCCCAGGCGCTCCCTCCAGCCGATTCGCATACCGTCATGATTGCCCGGGGTCACTGCTCCGGCAAGGAGTGCGTTCCCGCCCATCTGGTGCTGGGGAATGTCCTGCAGTTTCTCGCCTCCGATCAGTACCGCAAGGACGAGATCTATCTGGTTTTTGTCCCCATCACCACAGGACCCTGCCGGACCGGGCAGTACTACGTGTTCTACGAGAACCTCTTCCGGGATTTGCGGATTGACAACCTGGTGATCTTTACCATGAGCGCTGACAACTCCTACACCGAGATCGGCCCCGATGTGGGGGCCGCCATGTGGCAGTCCCTGGTTATTTCGGATTACATGAAAGACATTGAGACGGCTCTGCGCACCTGTGCGGAAGACCCCGGTGAGGCGATCACCCTGTACCGGCAGGAGTGGCAAAAGCTGGTGCAAAGGGCCGAGGGAAACTTCAGCGATATCTACCCGGCGCTGAAGGAAGCCGCCCAGGTCTTTCAGGCCATTCCGCTGGCCCGAGATCTCTCGCAGGTTCCCAAGGCTCTGGTGGTGGGGGAGATCTACGTGCGGCGCGACGACTACGCTGTGGATGAGCTGGTGGGTACCCTGGCGCGCCAGGGAATCATGGCCAAGGTCTCGGGCGTGAGTGAATGGATTCACTATCTTGATTTTGTGCGCGACTACGAGCTTCGAAAACGCCTCTCCCTGCGGCCTCTCTGGGTGCGGCCCTTTGCGCAGGAGGCCAGGGCGCTGCTGCGGCTTGGTCTGGAGCGGGCCTGGAAGCACCGCATAGAGCAGAGGGTTCTCAAGATTCTCGCAACGGCCCGCCTTGTTCCTCCCGGACCAGGGACGATGAAGAAAATTATGGAGCGCACGAAGACGCATTTTGTGAATCCTGAATTGAACTCGGAAATTGCCGTTTCCACTGGAGCTGCTGCGGCAGCTATGGAAAACGGCTACTCGGGGATTGTGAACATTTCTCCCTTCGCCTGTCTCATCGGGCGGGTGATCGAGGGGGTCTTCGCTCCCTGGGCCAGAACGCGAAACTACCCGCTCCTCTCGGTTGAGGTGGACGGAAACCAGCTTCCGCCCACCACACTGAACCGTCTGAACGTCTTTGCCGTGAACGTTTCCCGCTACAACGGGCATGATAACGGAGAAGGATTTCCCCACGGGACCGGTCTCCCTCTTGAGGGTGTCAGTCCCTCCGGGAGGGGAAGCGATCCCTGCGTTGAAGCGGCAGGGTCATGCACCGGGGGCCCCCTCCGCCCCGGGCAAGTTCTGCCCCGGGAATCGTGA
- a CDS encoding bactofilin family protein, giving the protein MAELRVRTIDESELETVLGEDLEFEGTIEFAEPLLVKGRLSGEIRAKSDLFVAASAEVVADVHAECVSVRGTVRGDVTAAKRLELFSGASLEGNIATPDLVVQSGSTFSGSCRMGSDFPEKSPEKGAAGGGRAPGNAATPESQRQNQEGHRDEASQSE; this is encoded by the coding sequence ATGGCAGAGTTACGGGTACGCACCATTGACGAGTCCGAGCTGGAAACTGTTCTTGGCGAGGATCTGGAGTTTGAGGGGACGATTGAGTTTGCCGAGCCCCTTTTGGTAAAGGGACGCCTCTCCGGAGAGATTCGGGCCAAATCGGATCTCTTTGTGGCCGCTTCTGCGGAAGTTGTCGCCGACGTTCATGCTGAATGCGTCTCGGTGCGAGGGACCGTGCGCGGCGATGTCACCGCCGCAAAGCGACTGGAGCTTTTTTCAGGAGCCTCCCTGGAGGGCAATATCGCCACTCCCGATCTGGTTGTGCAGAGCGGGAGCACCTTCTCCGGGTCCTGCCGCATGGGGAGCGACTTTCCAGAGAAGTCTCCCGAAAAAGGAGCTGCTGGTGGGGGCCGGGCACCCGGAAACGCTGCGACGCCGGAGAGTCAGAGACAGAATCAGGAGGGCCACCGTGATGAGGCGAGTCAAAGTGAGTAG